ATTAATGAAACTAGTCGCAATCTCGCGCttctaattattttaaaataaaatgtaatatataagGATTAACATAGAGTTTTCTCATAAgagaatttcattttaaatgtattaaactatcaactaagaattttttttatatatataactatttacGAAACCAACAAAGGgcaaggttttttttatttttatttattttaagtaatgaattttgCGTTccctataaataaatttttttaaataaatatatattattttattttatattaagatTATTTTCATCTATTCATATTATGAGCCAATTTGCTAGTGATAGAATATAGTGTGAATTACAATTTTCCAATTATGACATttagaaaagaatgagaaaaatagcattttcccaccattaataaattttaacttGTAGCATCCTATTTTAATGTTATCTTTAATTTCAAACCAATCTATCTCTTTTGAAGTATACAAAGTATAATCATGATCTCTCTTCTTGAATACATTACTTATTTCaatacatttatataaaaaaatcaaatcaaaacataCCTATATGAAGATGCtttgcaaaaaaacaaaatgtctCATCAATCATCATTTTGCAAAATGTCATATCAGTCATCgcttaacaatgattaatttgattgattaggaaaataatttttttatttataatctattaaGATTATTTTCTCTACAGAAACTACAAATTTGTCCACCTAAAAAGATTATagaataaacaattattagcaaaatcttaTAATTAAGTTTCTATGTGCATCattataataattaacaacaacaacaacaacaacaaaaataataatgaaaatacaatTGCAAAAGCTAAAATATGTCACCCAttcaattattttcatttcatgaACCTTTGCTTTTATCTAAATAAGTGGCACTATAGAGaatttctaatacaattattaagagtactttctCCACAAAAACTACAGTTTTGTTCACccaaaatgatttaaaaataaataaaatttaataaagtcTCATAATTTAACATCTAATTGaatcactaaaaaaaaggattttttcttttttgattggGAATTAGAAtaccaaaatatataaatatgcataaaattCGATACAAATTTgccaaaaagagaaacaaatgtGAAGTGACAGTtaaatcaacaataacaaaaagaatCATTAGGAGGGAAAAAGTGgttgaaacaataaaataaacatcaaAAGAGACAacattggagagagagagagagagagagaattgactTTTTTGTAGTGACCAACGGGGAAGGAATAGGGGAGAGAGGTGgaaatgaagtaaaagaaatttttagaaaattaagttGGAAGAGGAAGAGTGAAAGCATATGAAAGGTTCAAAAAAATGATACCATAGAATTTATGAAGATGAAAGGTTGGACTTGGAAGAGTGGAAGTAGATGAAAGGTTCAAAAAAGTGAAATCATAGAATTTATGAagatataaaagagaaaatttaaacatttataaaggaaatcaaatgaaaaatttaagAAGCTAATGATTGGAGAAGATGAAAAATTGAACTAAGAAGACAATGGTTGAAAAAGACTAAAGgttaaacaaagtaaaaattgcaaaaaattaagataaaaaataaaaaaggctgCTAATAACATGGCATAAAAAGAACTTTTGTaaactttattttaaagtttccattattatataataGTATGTATAGATATGTATATacattgtttttggttttagatTCTTCATTGCTTTTATTGCTTAGTTATAACATCTAAATTCAAGTAGATGAATGTGCATAGGCAACGTTAAATATAAAGTTAAAACCGTAAGATGAATGTgtaaagtaatatatatatatatatatatataatattgtcaacaaaatttaggaataaaaattaaataagaaaaagaatgattATGTAGTTAATGACATGGTGGATGAGGTGGTGTAATATGAGCACAACAACAATGAATGCTaacttcagcttttagatattgTTAGATATAGATGATCATCGAATTAGCTAAAAGCAAATGCTCTTGTGCTACTGTCATTAATATCTACATGTGTAACATATCTGTTTAGGACACACATTTATGTTTTCTTATTAATATccatatcctttttttttttttttgccaaagtagtgaaaaaaagaaaatctctcCATGTCCTTTGAAATGAAGAGAGTACATTTCATATTAAGGATATGGTAATTAACAAATCTAAACTTGAATATAATGTCATGTCTTTTAAAGTAGTTACTGTTTCTTgtctaaaaaaatagttaacttttttatttggtgGAATAGAGTTTAAATATGACATGAAACCTTGTTCGTCTTTAAATCCATTTAAATTAAATCTAAACCTTGAAATAGATTATCTTCATTTCAAAGCAAACGAAGAGAATCTTGAAAACTCCTCACAACTTATCTTTAGCAATGATTTTCAATCCCCCATCCATCTCGCATGACACCCACACTTGCACCATAGATTAACCTTCCtgactctctttttctcttcccttTCTCACATCCTTTAAAAAGTTGTATTCAATCAAATAAGCTTAGTTAAGTAGATACTATTTAGTTAATTTCCttgaaaattgaattaaattgaGTTAAATTAATTAGTccactttttctcttttcaatttgtatgattgccttttttttttctacaacaAATGGAGGAGAGGGGATTTGCATTCATGTTTTATTTCATGATAGATAATGCCACACTTGACAAGAAAAACAACCAGAGTTGTTTTGAATAACAATGACATATATTTCAATTAGCACATCCTCTCACTTTATGCTCATGTCAAttgataaaatgaaaaaaaatagcaaaaataatgCAAAGCAAATGTACATGACTGCATTCAAGAAAAGCTTAACTTTCCACAATCAAAATCGGCTTTCTTCAACACTAACCCAGCTAGAAATGCAGCCAATATATTGTCTCTGAAGAAGGTTGTCACTTTTCCATTACCCTGCTGTACAACACCAACAATATAAGCTGTACTAATGAGCTCAATGCTTCTCCATCTCCTCTCTTTGGCATACTTCTTCAACCCCATCTCAATCCTCTTATATTCCTCCCTTTCTCTATCACCTTTCCCTTTTGTTTCCTCACTTTGTTCTTTTTGTAAAGCCCCAGCAAGACACTTGGCCAAAACAACACCATCTTCTAAGGCAGCACAACCACCTTGGCCAATGTCTGGGGTCATGGGGTGGAGTGCATCACCAGCTACACATACATTCTCTTTGCTTATGTTTCCCCAAAGAAGCTCCCAAGGATGTCTGTACCTTAATGGAGATGATATAATGGAATCCAGTTCAGTATTTTCAACAATGGCCTTTATTTCATCAGGTACATATTCATTTCCTAACTTGCTTAAGACAAATTGCTTCATTTTAATTGGgtcatcttctctctctttatctgcAAGATATGAATAAAAACAAATTGTGATAATGCCAAGAAGTATACAAGGAAATGTTAggtatttgacattttttacgATTGcttaaaaaatcttttatgATTGAAGCAACATCACTTTTACTTGGATCCATCATTGACAACACTTTAATTATGCACCAATCACAATATATTATATCAACAATTGTTAAGAAAAGTTAGGAACAAAATTGTGTTgctagatttatttatttattttattttgttgctaGACTTTATTGAATAAACAATGTAAACTATGATTATATTGAGAAACTATAATACGGAAATTGGATTCAAGTAACCAATCATCTTGAATTTGGTCTTACACCATACATCCATGCACAAAAAATGAGGTAGACAAAAACTAAACACAACTATTTTCATAATTTGCTCATATGAGAAATTGTGAttcaaaaacatcatttttatatattgattcGCCACTTAAACTAGTTGTATTATGCACAAATCATTTCAATTCACATTACAGTTATGAAAGGAATAGAATTTCCTTCCCATCTTACTTAGAATGAAGAAATTTCATACcatgtttaatatttcaattttggaTCTAACTATGTACAAATTGCTATAAGccatataataatttaaatcacTTGACACTAAATATTTGAACTATTTATTCTGAATcataaaattaatcaatttatactgagatgaaatgaaattagttgttaaaaaattttgtatcttaGATTTAATGTTCCAATTAACATGCTCCAAAAAGCAAAGAATCAAGCAAGTATTGAATAAGTTCTTTGGGCTCACCTTCATTGGATGTCAAAAACCAATAGACGCCATTGTCATCATAAGGAAGAAAACCAGATCGGAATGCTTTCCCAAAGAACTGAAAGAACTTAGGCTCCATCCCATGATTGGACTTGAAATTTACACAACCTCTGATAGCAGCTCTTCCTGTGAAAGTTGGTGCCTTGAAGCCCAGCCATTTTGCCACCACTGAGTTCACTCCATCACACCCAATCAACACCTTCCATTTACAAAGTTGATATTCCAATAAGGCCCAAGTGATTATACAATAAAACACATAGATAGTTTAAGTGCtacattatttaattttattgtggATTTGAATCTAAATTCTCCTATGGGGAAGATTTGAAACAATGCTACTAATTCACACAAGCctcttaatattatttttataaactagaATACAATTTTTGAGATTGGCTTAGGATTCCCACATCACTAATTACTAAAGAGTGAGAATATGTGTGACCTAAGTGCCCAAGTATTCATTTTGAGTTTGATTTAGGATTCACATCTATAaaaattttggacaatttttctccaaatcaattttgaagaattttctCTCATTTATTATGTGGAGATACAAAAAACCACTCAAGTGTATTACTTGAATAATTCGCATCACTAATTAAATAGATCATGTGACTAAAATACACATGAATAATTTTATCATTCCCCATAGATCGGAGAcctttttctaaaatatttcatCTACTCCTTTACCTAATTCATAAAGAAATCACTATCCTCTTTAACTTGCTAATTTGTGATAAATATGAATTGAGCATATGTGGGTCCAGAAGATAAACGGTCCACTCATCTCTAAAATCTTTCATGATCATGTATCTCTTCTGGGCCTACTTGCTGCCTGCTTATACATCCAGCCAGGCAGATTAGGTGCGAAGTATGGACATAGAGAACCACCTTTCGGCTAagatttttataacaaaaataatatacatgtcaCTAACCAAAAATATCTCATATAGaaagatacatttttttttttgctaaatcaTGTAGAAGATACATGAATATACATGTATCCACCCTTTTTGCAACATGTGGGTTACCCACATCTATATTATGAGTAAAGATCttatccaatatatatatatatatatatatatatatatatatattatgaatgaCGATGTATATATCTAATGTATGAGATAATTAGAGTATTaaatgggttttttattttttacatcaaATAAATGCTCTCAACAATCACACTCTTGTGCTTGCAGCAAGAAACTTGAACATTAACCCAGACAAAGACccaaaagcaagaaaaaagaaaaagaaattaaaacagGTGATAGTGATACTAACACTAGGGTGAATTTTACCTTAGTCTTGAGAATGGTTCCATCAGCAAGATGCACAAGCTTAGAGAAGCCTGATA
This portion of the Castanea sativa cultivar Marrone di Chiusa Pesio chromosome 7, ASM4071231v1 genome encodes:
- the LOC142642319 gene encoding monooxygenase 2-like — encoded protein: MEEVQDIVIVGAGIAGLTTSLGLQRLGIQSLVLESSHSLRVTGFAFTTWTNAWKALDAVGIGDSLRQQHKQFYANLNTSTVSGVQTAAMSFEAKGKHGDHEVRCVNRKLLLEALAKELPSGTIRFSSKVVSIEISGFSKLVHLADGTILKTKVLIGCDGVNSVVAKWLGFKAPTFTGRAAIRGCVNFKSNHGMEPKFFQFFGKAFRSGFLPYDDNGVYWFLTSNEDKEREDDPIKMKQFVLSKLGNEYVPDEIKAIVENTELDSIISSPLRYRHPWELLWGNISKENVCVAGDALHPMTPDIGQGGCAALEDGVVLAKCLAGALQKEQSEETKGKGDREREEYKRIEMGLKKYAKERRWRSIELISTAYIVGVVQQGNGKVTTFFRDNILAAFLAGLVLKKADFDCGKLSFS